The Nitrospirota bacterium genome window below encodes:
- a CDS encoding carbamoyltransferase, whose product MYILGISAFYHDSAACLLQDGEIVAAAQEERFTRKKHDPGFPRRAVEYCLAQAKIGIKDLKYVVFYDKPFIKFERLLETYLGFAPKGIQSFLAAMPVWLKEKLFLRNLLQKEVLACSSGLDKSELPEFLFGEHHESHAASAFYASPYERAAVLCMDGVGEWATTSAWLGEGNKLTPLWDIPFPHSIGLLYSAFTYYTGFKVNSGEYKVMGLAPYGEPKYVKAIYEHLIDLKPDGTFRMNMEYFNYCTGLTMTSRKFDGIFGGRPRKAESKFGQREMDLARSIQEVTEEVMLRLSRTMHRETGVDYLCLAGGVALNCVGNGRVLREGPFKGIWIQPAAGDAGGAVGAALSAWHQYENKPRTADNIHDKMKGSYLGPAFSNEDVEARLKTLGAVYRRLDEKDLYGRVADELAAGKVVGWHQGRMEFGPRSLGGRSILGDARNTKMQSVLNLKIKYRESFRPFAPSVLRERVSDYFQMNCDSPYMLLVAPVLEKRRLPCDPGQKELWGIDLLNVPRSDIPSVTHIDYSARIQTVHEETNPRYYQLLKAFEAKTGYATCVNTSFNVRGEPIVCTPEDAYRCFMRTEMDVLVIENYVLRKEDQKPLEGDSDWKKEFELD is encoded by the coding sequence ATGTACATACTTGGCATTTCTGCCTTTTATCACGACAGTGCCGCGTGCCTGCTGCAGGACGGCGAGATTGTCGCGGCGGCACAAGAAGAGCGGTTTACACGAAAGAAGCACGATCCGGGATTCCCGCGCCGAGCGGTTGAGTATTGTCTGGCTCAGGCCAAGATTGGCATCAAGGATCTGAAATATGTCGTGTTTTATGACAAGCCGTTCATCAAGTTTGAGCGGTTGTTGGAAACATACCTGGGATTCGCCCCCAAAGGCATTCAATCATTCCTGGCCGCGATGCCCGTCTGGTTGAAAGAAAAACTCTTTCTGCGGAACTTGCTGCAAAAAGAAGTGCTGGCCTGTTCGAGCGGCCTCGATAAGTCCGAATTGCCGGAGTTCCTTTTTGGCGAGCATCACGAGTCCCATGCCGCGTCAGCTTTTTATGCCTCCCCCTATGAACGGGCCGCGGTGCTCTGCATGGACGGGGTCGGAGAGTGGGCGACCACATCGGCGTGGCTGGGCGAAGGAAATAAATTGACCCCGCTATGGGACATTCCGTTTCCCCACTCGATCGGTCTGCTGTACTCGGCCTTCACGTATTACACGGGGTTTAAAGTCAACTCCGGTGAATATAAGGTCATGGGGTTGGCTCCGTATGGAGAGCCGAAGTATGTTAAGGCGATTTATGAACATCTGATCGATCTCAAGCCTGACGGCACGTTCAGAATGAACATGGAGTATTTCAACTATTGCACCGGCTTGACCATGACGAGCCGCAAGTTTGACGGCATATTTGGCGGCCGCCCTCGCAAGGCAGAGTCGAAGTTTGGTCAGCGCGAGATGGATTTGGCTCGATCCATTCAGGAAGTCACGGAAGAGGTCATGCTGCGGCTGTCGCGGACGATGCATCGTGAAACGGGAGTGGACTATCTCTGCTTGGCCGGCGGTGTCGCGTTGAATTGTGTCGGAAACGGGAGAGTGCTTCGGGAGGGACCGTTTAAGGGTATTTGGATTCAGCCGGCAGCCGGCGATGCGGGCGGGGCGGTGGGTGCTGCGTTGAGTGCCTGGCACCAGTATGAGAACAAGCCCAGGACCGCAGACAACATCCACGACAAAATGAAGGGGAGCTATCTGGGGCCAGCATTTAGCAATGAGGATGTCGAAGCAAGGCTGAAAACCCTTGGAGCGGTATATCGTCGGCTCGATGAGAAGGATTTGTATGGTCGGGTGGCCGATGAACTGGCGGCGGGAAAAGTCGTGGGCTGGCATCAGGGCCGCATGGAATTTGGGCCGCGATCTCTTGGCGGGCGTAGCATTCTCGGGGATGCTCGAAATACAAAAATGCAGTCCGTGCTGAATCTCAAGATTAAGTATCGTGAGTCGTTCAGACCGTTTGCGCCTTCCGTGTTGAGAGAGCGAGTATCGGACTATTTCCAGATGAACTGTGACAGCCCCTATATGCTGCTCGTGGCTCCGGTTCTTGAAAAGCGGCGCCTTCCATGTGATCCGGGACAGAAAGAGCTCTGGGGGATCGATTTGCTGAATGTGCCACGCTCGGATATCCCATCCGTCACGCACATCGACTACTCTGCCAGAATTCAGACGGTGCACGAAGAGACGAACCCCCGGTACTACCAATTGCTCAAAGCGTTTGAGGCAAAGACAGGGTATGCCACCTGTGTGAATACGTCGTTCAACGTGCGTGGCGAGCCGATTGTCTGCACGCCGGAAGATGCCTATCGCTGCTTTATGCGGACGGAGATGGATGTCCTGGTGATTGAGAATTATGTGCTGAGGAAAGAGGATCAGAAGCCCCTCGAAGGGGATTCCGATTGGAAGAAGGAATTCGAGCTCGACTAG